In Eucalyptus grandis isolate ANBG69807.140 chromosome 4, ASM1654582v1, whole genome shotgun sequence, the following proteins share a genomic window:
- the LOC104441259 gene encoding bifunctional bis(5'-adenosyl)-triphosphatase/adenylylsulfatase FHIT produces MASEPFTFGPHKINPAEVFYTTSLSFAMVNLRPVLPGHVLICPRREVKRFVDLSADETIDLWLTAKKVAGQLEHYHKASSLTFTIQDGPQAGQTVPHVHIHIVPRKAGDFKENDEIYDAIDQKEKELKQKLDVDKERKDRSSEERAQEAEEYRKLLL; encoded by the exons ATGGCATCGGAGCCTTTCACCTTCGGACCTCACAAAATCAATCCGGCGGAAGTTTTTTACACCACATCTCTGTCGTTTGCAATGGTCAACTTGCGTCCTGTTCTtcccggt CATGTGCTCATCTGCCCAAGGCGTGAAGTAAAGCGCTTTGTTGATCTTAGTGCTGACGAGACTATTGATCTATGGCTTACTGCAAAGAAAGTTGCTGGTCAGTTGGAACACTACCACAAAGCATCATCTCTGACTTTTACAATTCAA GATGGGCCGCAAGCTGGACAGACCGTGCCGCATGTTCACATTCACATTGTCCCCCGCAAGGCTGGTGATTTTAAGGAGAATGATGAGATCTATGATGCG ATCGACCAGAAGGAGAAGGAACTGAAGCAAAAGCTCGACGTAgataaggaaaggaaagatCGGAGCTCTGAAGAGAGGGCCCAGGAAGCAGAGGAGTACAGAAAGCTTTTACTATGA